A part of Strix aluco isolate bStrAlu1 chromosome 21, bStrAlu1.hap1, whole genome shotgun sequence genomic DNA contains:
- the MMD gene encoding monocyte to macrophage differentiation factor isoform X2 — protein MRRLQERFRRFMNHPAPANSRYKPTCYEHAANCYTHAFLIVPAIVGSALLHRLSDDRWEKITAWMYGMGLCALFIVSTVFHIVSWKKSHLRTMEHCFHMCDRMMIYVFIAASYAPWLNLRELGPLASHMRWFIWLMAAGGTIYVFLYHEKYKIVELFFYLAMGFSPALVVTSMSNTDGLQEVAWGGLIYCLGVVFFKSDGVIPFAHAIWHVFVATAAAVHYYAIWKYLYRSPADIIRHL, from the exons ATGCGGCGGCTCCAGGAGAGGTTCAGGAG GTTCATGAACCACCCAGCTCCAGCAAACAGCCGCTACAAACCCACTTGCTATGAACATGCTGCTAACTGTTACACACATGCA TTCCTCATTGTTCCTGCAATTGTGGGTAGTGCCCTTCTCCACCGTCTTTCTGATGATCGATGGGAAAAGATAACAGCATGGATGTATGGCATGGGGCTCTGCGCGCTCTTCATTGTCTCCACGGTATTTCATATCGTTTCTTGGAAAAAGAGTCACTTAAG GACAATGGAGCATTGCTTTCACATGTGTGACAGAATGATGATCTACGTCTTTATTGCGGCATCATATGCACCATG GTTAAATCTACGTGAACTTGGACCTCTGGCATCTCACATGCGTTGGTTTATTTGGCTGATGGCTGCTGGAGGAACCATTTATGTATTTCTCTACCATGAAAA GTATAAGATCGTTGAACTCTTTTTCTATCTAGCGATGGgattttctcctgctctggtAGTGACATCCATG AGCAACACCGATGGACTTCAGGAGGTTGCCTGGGGAGGCCTGATATATTGTCTGGGTGTCGTGTTCTTCAAGAGCGATGGAGTCATTCCGTTTGCCCATGCCATCTGGCACGTGTTTGTggccacagcagctgctgttcaTTACTATGCCATTTGGAAGTACCTTTACAGAAGTCCTGCAGACATAATTCGTCACTTATGA
- the MMD gene encoding monocyte to macrophage differentiation factor isoform X1 has protein sequence MFTLRLQKDNAFTRFMNHPAPANSRYKPTCYEHAANCYTHAFLIVPAIVGSALLHRLSDDRWEKITAWMYGMGLCALFIVSTVFHIVSWKKSHLRTMEHCFHMCDRMMIYVFIAASYAPWLNLRELGPLASHMRWFIWLMAAGGTIYVFLYHEKYKIVELFFYLAMGFSPALVVTSMSNTDGLQEVAWGGLIYCLGVVFFKSDGVIPFAHAIWHVFVATAAAVHYYAIWKYLYRSPADIIRHL, from the exons GTTCATGAACCACCCAGCTCCAGCAAACAGCCGCTACAAACCCACTTGCTATGAACATGCTGCTAACTGTTACACACATGCA TTCCTCATTGTTCCTGCAATTGTGGGTAGTGCCCTTCTCCACCGTCTTTCTGATGATCGATGGGAAAAGATAACAGCATGGATGTATGGCATGGGGCTCTGCGCGCTCTTCATTGTCTCCACGGTATTTCATATCGTTTCTTGGAAAAAGAGTCACTTAAG GACAATGGAGCATTGCTTTCACATGTGTGACAGAATGATGATCTACGTCTTTATTGCGGCATCATATGCACCATG GTTAAATCTACGTGAACTTGGACCTCTGGCATCTCACATGCGTTGGTTTATTTGGCTGATGGCTGCTGGAGGAACCATTTATGTATTTCTCTACCATGAAAA GTATAAGATCGTTGAACTCTTTTTCTATCTAGCGATGGgattttctcctgctctggtAGTGACATCCATG AGCAACACCGATGGACTTCAGGAGGTTGCCTGGGGAGGCCTGATATATTGTCTGGGTGTCGTGTTCTTCAAGAGCGATGGAGTCATTCCGTTTGCCCATGCCATCTGGCACGTGTTTGTggccacagcagctgctgttcaTTACTATGCCATTTGGAAGTACCTTTACAGAAGTCCTGCAGACATAATTCGTCACTTATGA